Part of the Cryptosporangium arvum DSM 44712 genome, GTCCGCGATCTCGTCGTTCGACAACCCCTCGGCCACCAGGGCGGCGATCTCCTGCTCCCGCTCGGTCAGGCTCGACCAGCGCGGATGCGGCTCGGACCGGCGGCTCGGCCGGTCGACGAACGTCTTCACGACCCGGCGGGTGACCGACGGGGAGAGCAACGCTCCACCCGCGACGACCCCGCGGACGGCGTCCAGCAGGTCGGTCGGGCGGGTGTCCTTGAGCAGGAAGCCCGAGGCACCCACGCGCAGCGCGTCGAAGATGTACTCGTCGATCTCGAACGTGGTGAGCACGACGATCCGCGTGTCCGGGACGGCCGCCACGATCCGGCGCGTCGCCTCGATACCGTCGATACCCGGCATCCGGATGTCCATCAGCACGACGTCCGGACGGGTCTCGACCGCGACCGCGACCGCGGCGAGCCCGTCCGCCACGTCACCGACCACCTCGAGGTCGGGTTCGTTGTCCAGCAGCGCGCGCAGCCCCAGACGCACCAGCGCCTGGTCGTCGGCGATCAGGACCCGGATCACGCCGGGAGCTCCGCGACCACCCGGAACCCGTCGGAACCGGAGACGGCGAGCGTTCCACCCACCGACGTCACCCGCTCCCGCATGCCGGCGATCCCGTGGCCCTCGGTGAACGGGCCACCGGGGCCGGTGTCGGCCACCTCGATCCGCACCGAGTCCGGACCGTAGCCGACCCGCACGGTCGCGGTGGCCGGCCCGGCGTGGCGCAGCACGTTCGTCAGCGACTCCTGGACGATCCGGTACGCGACCAGGTCGACCGCGCGCGGGAGCGGCCGGACCTCGCCGGTCACGATCGTCCGGACCAGCGTGCCGCTGGCGGTGATCCGGTCGGTCAGCGCGTCGAGCCGGGCCAGGCCGGCCAGCGGCGCGCGGTCACGCAGGATCTCCAGCGTGGCGCGGAGCTCGTCCAGCGCCTCCCGGCTGGTGGCGCTGATCGCGGTGAGCGCGGCCTCGGCCTGCGACGGCTTGGTGGGCAGCAGGTGCAGCGCGATGTCGGCCTGCATCGTGATCGCGGCCAACCCGTGGCCGACGACGTCGTGCACCTCCTGGGCCACGCGCAGCCGCTCGTCGTCCGCCGCCCGCTGGGCTTCGGCCGCGGCGGCCTGCCGATTGAGCTTCACCGCGGAACCCACCGCGAACGGCACGACGATCCACGCCGAGCCCGGCAACAGCCCCGGCAGCAGCGACTCCGAGAACACCAGGTGGCCGAGCAGCACCAGCATCGCCGCGCCGCTGATCAGCACCGCCCGGCGCACCGGGTACCGCAGCACGACCGTGTAGGTCGCGATCGCCACCGCGATCAGCACCGGACCGTACGGGTAGCCCGCGATCAGGTACGTCGACACGGTCGCCGTCGTCACCGCGAGGGTGACCGCCGGGAACCACCGCCGCGCGACGAGCGCCAGGCACGCGATCGCGGTGAGCGCGTACCCGATCGCGTCGACGGGCTGGGCCTCCGGTTGGACGTGACCGAGCTGACCGGCCACGGCCAGGCTCAGCGCGGTGAGCACCACCGCGAGCAGGGCGTCGAACGCGCGGCTCATCGGCGCTTCCACGGCTTCGCGACGCTCAGCACCGTGGTGAACAGCAGCAGCGCACACGCCACCGACGGCGCGACGACGAGGTTGATCGCGTCCCTCGACGGGAGCTCCGCGCCCAGGCGCGCGGCTTCCCGCAGACCCGGGGCCAGCAGGAACAGCACCAGCACGTTCATCACGACGGTCACCGCGAGCTTCACCGCCACCCACCAGTAGCGCACCAGGCCCCACTTGGTACCGAGGCCGCTCACTACTCCGGTCACCAGCGCCGCGAGCGCCAGCGGAGTGATCAGCACGGTACCGATCAGCCCGGCGACCGGATAGACGACGTCCGGGCCGCCGGCGGCCCCGGTGAGCCCGGCGACGCCCAGCACGACCAGGACGGCGTCCGCTCCCAGCCAGCCGACCGACGTCGCCACGTGGCTGATCAGCACCGTCTTCCGCCAGCGGGGGGTGAGTTTCATGGCTCGATCGTCCGGTCTCCACCGTCGGCGCGCGTCCGTCCAGACGCTGGTTCCCGGGCGGCCCGGCTACGTCAGCTGACGTAGCCGCGATGCCGAACGCACGTGGACGACCGCCGGGGGGTGGTCCGGCCAGCCTGTTCGACATGACGACTGATGCCGCCGCCCGCACCGTCCGGGCGCGCAAGACGTACGGACACGGGGACACCGCGGTGACCGCGCTCGACGACGTGACGGTCGAGTTCGGGCGCGGCCGCTTCACCGCGATCATGGGGCCGTCCGGGTCCGGTAAGTCGACGCTGATGCACTGCCTGGCCGGGCTCGACCCGCTGAGCTCCGGCGAGGTGTACCTGGGCGACACCGCGCTGTCCGGGCTCTCCGACACCGCGCTCACCCGGCTGCGGCGGGAACGCATCGGCTTCGTCTTCCAAGCGTTCAACCTGCTTCCGACGCTGACCGCGGCGGAGAACATCGCGTTGCCCTCGGCGCTGGCCGGCACCACGCCCGACCGGGAGTGGATCGCACTCGTCACCGCGACGGTCGGGCTCGGCGACCGGCTCGACCACCGGCCGTCGGAGCTCTCCGGCGGCCAGCAGCAGCGGGTCGCGGTCGCGCGGGCGTTGGCCACCCGGCCGGACGTGGTGTTCGCCGACGAGCCCACCGGCAACCTCGACTCGGCGGCCGGAGCGGAGCTGCTCACGTTCCTGCGGCACGCCGTCGACGAGTTCGGACAGACCGTGGTGATGGTGACCCACGACCCGGTGGCCGCCGGTTACGCGGACTCGGTGGTGCGCCTCGCCGACGGGCAGGTGACCCGGTCATGAGGAACGTCCTGCTCTCCGGGCTGCGGACCCGGCGCCGACGGCTGTTCGGCACGTTCCTCGCGGTGCTGCTCGGAGTGGCGTTCCTGGCCGCGACGCTGACGATGACGGCCACCATGACCAGCGCGATCGACGGGTTCTTCGGCGAGGCGAACGCCGGCACCGACGTCGTCGTGCGCAGCTCCACCGCGTTGGCGGACGGGCCGAACGCGGCCAGGCCCCCGCTCGCCGGCTCGGTACTCGACACCGTGCTGGGCGTGCCCGGCGTCGAGGCCGCCGCGCCGGTCGTCGAGGGATTCGGGCAGCTGCTCGGGCGCGACGGGAACGCGATCGCGGTCAACGGGCCGCGGCGGGCGTCGTCGTGGGTGGCCGACCCGGCGCTCAACCCGTGGAAGGTCTCGCAGGGAGCCGCGCCGATCGCCGCCGGCGACGTCGTCGTCGACCGGGCCGCCGCGAAGATCGGCGACCTGCACGTCGGTGACCGCACGACGCTGCTGACCCCGGCCCCGGAGCCGGTGCGCGTCGTGGGCATCGTGACGTTCGGCGACGCCGACGCGTTCGGGGGAACGTCCTACGTGGGGCTGACCCCGGCCGACGCCAGGACCTTCCTCGCCGGTGGACGAGACCAGCTGACGTCGATCCAGGTACGCGGCACCGGGGCGGACCTCGCCGGGAAGATCGGCGCCGTGCTGCCGCCGGGCGTGCAGGCGATCACCGGGGCCGCGGCCACCGACGAGACGACCGCCGCGGTCAACGACGGGTTCCTGAGCGCGCTCCGTGCCCTGCTCGGTGCGTTCGCGGGGATCGCGCTGCTGGTGGCCGTGCTCAGCATCCACAACACGTTCGCGATCCTGGTGGCGCAGCGGACGCGGGAGACCGCGCTGCTGCGAGCGGTCGGCGCCGGGCGGGGGCAGGTGCTGGCCGGTGTGGTCGCGGAGGCGCTGGTGATCGGCGTCGTCGCCACCGCCGCCGGAATCGCGGCCGGGTACGGGTTGGCCGCCCTGCTGAAGGTCGTGTTCGGCGCGCTCGGGTTCGCCGCGCCGGTCGACGGGTTGGTGTTCCCGCTGTCGACGATCGCGATCTGCGTCCCGGTCGGCGTGCTGGCGACCGTGCTCGCGGCGATCGGTCCGGCGCTGCGGGCGTCCCGGGTGGCGCCGCTGGAGGCGTTGCGCGGAGCGGCGGCCGAGCGCGTCGGGATCTCGCGGGTGCGGGTCGGCGTCGGTGTCGTGCTCGGTGCGGCCGGTGCGCCGGCCGTCGTTCTCGGGTCCGCGGTGGTGGCCGTCGGCGCCGGTGCGGTGCTTGTCGTCGCCGGGGTCCTCGCGCTGGCGCCGCTGCTGGTCCGGCCGCTGTCCCGGCTGCCGCTGCGCGGCGTCACCGCCGGGCTGGCCCTGCGCAACGCGCGCCGCAATCCGCGGCGTACCGCCGGGTCCGCGGCCGCGCTCCTGCTCGGTGTGGGCATCGTGACGCTGTTCACGGTGGCGGCGGGGTCGCTGAAGGCCGCATCGGCCACGGACGTGGAGACCACGTTCCGCGGCGACTTCGCGGTGACCAGCGGCGCCCGCTTCGGCAACGGTTCGCTCCCGGCCGATCTCGCACCGGCGCTCGCGCGCCTGCCGCAGGTCGAGACGGTGGCGGCGGTCGGCGGTGGGCAGGCCGTCGTCGACGGCTCCGGCACGAGCGTCAGCGCCGCCGACCCCGCGTCGCTGGCCCGCGTCCTGGCTCTTCCGGACGCCTCCGGCGCGGCGCTCTCGTCGCTGCGGCCGGGACGCATCGCCGTCGCCGACGACTCCGGTCACGCGCTCGGCGACCGGGTCCGCGTGCGGTACCCGGACGGCTCGGTCGCGACCGACGAGGTCGTCGCCGTGTACGGGCGCAGCCAGCTGGTCGAGCCCGTGCTGATGAGCGCGCAGGAGTGGGCGCCGCACGCGACGCAGGCGCTGGCCTCAGCCGTGTACGTGGAGCTGGCCGACGGTGTCCCGGCCGCGGACGGACGGGACGCGATCGTCGCGGCGGCGCGTGCGTACGGGAATCCGACGGTGTCGGACGCCGGGGAGCTCGCCGGGCTCGGCGCCGAAGCGATCGGCCAGCTGCTCAACCTGGTCTACGTGCTGCTCGCGATCGCCGTGGTCACCGCGCTGCTGGGGATCGCGAACACGCTCTCGCTCGGTGTGCACGAACGCACCAGGGAGCTGGGGCTGGTGCGCGCGGTGGGCGCGACCCGGCGTCAGGTCCGCGCGATGGTGTGGTGGGAGTCGGTGCTGATCGCACTGTTCAGCACCGTGGTGGGGGCGGCCCTCGGCACCGCGCTGGGGTGGGCCCTGATCCGGATCACCGACACCGGATTCTCGATGCCGATCGTGCCGATCGTGCCGCTCGTGGTCATCGTTCTCGGCGGCGCGCTCGCCGGCCTGCTGGCCGGAGCCCGCCCGACCCGCACGGCGGCCGGCCTGGACGTCCTCCGAGCAATCGCGGCGGACTGAACGCCGAGATCGGCCGCCGCGTAACTTCCGGCCGCTCTAGGTGCCGAGGCGGGTGATCTCCGGGTTGCCGAGCACTCGGGTCGGCGGATTCTCGCGCGTCACCCGCAGCATCGCCCGGCCGACCGCTTCGGTGGTCGTCGCGTACTTCGGGAACACCCGGGTCCCGAGTTTCGTGACCGGCGCGAGCAGGCGGTAGCCCCAGCGGAACGCTGCCGTCTTCGGACCCTCGCCGTTCATCGGCCGGATGAAGCCGGGCCGGAACACGTAGGTCTGGAGCGGCAGCGTCAGCAGGTCGTTCTCGGTCTTGCCCTTGACCCGGGCCCACATCGTGCTGCCCTGCTCGGAGCTGTCGGTGCCCTGGCCGGACACGTAGGTGAACGTCGAGTTCGGGCTCCGCTCGGCCAGTAGCCGGGCGACGCCGAGCGTGAGGTCGTAGGTGATCCGGCGGTACTCCGCCTCGTCCATCCCCACCGACGAGACGCCCAGACAGAAGAAGCACGCGTCGTACCCGGCGAGCTGATCGGCCACGGTCGTCAGGTCGTCGAGCGACGGGAGCAGCAGCTCGCGCAGTTTCGGATCGGTGCGGCCCAGCGGCGTGCGGCCGACCGACAGCACCTCGGTGACGTCGTCGGCAAGTAGGCACTCACGCAGGACGCCCTGTCCGACCATGCCGGTCGCGCCGAAGAGGATCGTCTTCACGTGAGGATCGTCACACACGCGAAAACGGCGAGGGCGACCCGGTTGGGGTCGCCCTCGCCGTGGAAACGGTTGGGGGTCAGAGACGGTCGGTGGGGCGTCGGCGCTGAGCGCGCACGCGCACCGGCCGGGCCGCACGACGAGTCTTCTCCGCAGCCCAGGAGAGTACGAAAGCGCCGCCGGCCAGCGTCATCACAGCGATCGCGAAGGGTGCCACTGGGTCCATTCGATGATCCTCGGGCGAGTCGGGACGGGGCCAGGCGACGGTGAATCGCCTGCTCGGGTCAACGCGGCGGCCACGCCGCGCGTTCCCGGGAGGGTCACGCGCTGTTCACGAGGCTACCGCCAACAGCCGTGCAACGCCTACGCCTCAGCGGCATCCGCCCCCGCCTCGGCCACAGGTCGGCACGCATAGGGGACACGGATTCAACCGTCCGGAGGTTCGGTCGATGCACGGGTTCAGCATGCATGTCGGCGGCAACCCGTCCGCCTTGAGCGGTTATGTCGTGGACGCGAGCTGGCTCACAGAGTTCTCCGGTCGGCGCGCACTATCGTCACCGGAATGGAGACGGGGCGGGTTCACGGCCGGATTCTCGACGGCGTCGCGACCGTGGTACTCGACAACCCGGCCAAGCGGAACGCGATGACGAACGAGATGTGGAACACGCTCCCGTCGCTGCTCGATCAGCTCGCCGCCGACCAGGACGTCGCGGTGCTCGTGATCACCGGCGCCGGCGACACGTTCTGCGCCGGCGCCGACATCTCCACGCTCACCGGGTTCGCTCCCGGCGAGCCGATGCCGGCGACGGTGGCCGAGGACGCCCTGGTGGCCTTCCCGAAGCCGGTGGTGGCCGCGATCCGGGGTTGGTGCGTCGGCGGGGGCTGCCAGATCGCGGTGGCGTGCGACCTGCGCATCGCCGAGCAGGGCTCCCGGTTCGGGATCACCCCGGCCAAGATCGGCGTCGTCTACCCGGCGGCGACCACCGCGCGCCTGGTCGAGCTGGTCGGCCCGGCCGCGGCGAAGTTCCTGCTCTTCACCGGCGACTTCATCGACGACGAGCGCGCGCTGCGGACCGGGCTGGTCGACGAGCTGGTGCCGCCGGGAGGTCTGGAGGCGCGGGTGGGGGAGCTGGCCCGCACGCTCGCGAGCCGTTCCCGGCTCACCCAGCACGCGGCGAAAGACCTGATCCGGGCGACGCTGGACGGGCGCCCGACGGCCGAGGGCTACCGGCGCTGGGCGGCCGAGGGCGCGGCCGAACTGGCCGAGGGCGTCGCCGCGTTCGCCGAGCGCCGGGTGCCCTCCTTCCCGTGGCGACCGTGACCGGCGCCCGGCCGTACGTCGTCGTGTCGGCCGCGATGTCGGTCGACGGCTACCTCGACGACGCGACGCCCGATCGGCTCCTGCTCTCCAACGACGAGGACTTCGACCGCGTCGACGACGTGCGCGCGACCTGCGACGCGATCCTGGTGGGCGCGGAGACCGTGCGCCGGGACAACCCCCGGTTGCTGGTCCGGTCGCCCGCCCGGCGGGCGGCACGGGAGCAGCCGCCCCTGCGGGTGGTGCTCAGCCGCAGCGGCCGGCTCGATCCGGCGGCCGCGGTGTTCGGCCCCGGCGCTCCGACGGTCGTCTACCGGGGCGAACCGTTGCCCGTGGTCCTCGACGACCTGGTGTCGCGGGGCGTGCGCCGGCTACTCGTCGAGGGCGGTGGCACCGTGCAGGCCCAGTTCCTCACCGCCGGCTTCGTCGACGAACTGCACCTGGTCGTCGCGCCGTTCTTCGTCGGCGACCCGGCCGCGCCGCGGTTCGCGGGCCCCGGCCGTTACCCCCACGGTGCCGCCGACCGCATGCGCCTGGCCGAGGTCCGCCCGATCGGCGACGTCGTGCTGATCCGGTACCTGCTGGGGCCACCCGATGGGGATTGACCCCACCGAGCCCGATCTGCACTGGTTGCGTCAGGCCATCGAACTGTCCCGCCGGTGCACTCCGTCGACGAGCGCGTTCTCGGTGGGCGCGATGATCGTCGACGTCGACGGCACGCTCGTCGCGGACGGCTGGTCCCGGCGGGACGACCCCCACGAACACGCCGAGGAATCGGCGCTCACCCGCGCCGGCACCGACCCCCGGCTGGCCACCGCGACGATCTACAGCTCGCTCGAGCCCTGCTCGGCCCGGGCGTCGCGGTCCCGGACCTGCACCGAGTTGATCCTCGACTCCGGTCTGCGCCGCGTCGTGTTCGCCTGGCGGGAACCGGAGATCTTCGTCGACTGCGAGGGCGCCGAGCGTCTGCGTGCCGCGGGGCTGACCGTCGTCGAGGTGCCGTCGCTGGCTCCGCTGGTCCGGAAAGTCAACGCTCATCTACTGGGAGCGTGAACCAGACGGTCGTGCCCCCACCGGGGGTGTCCGTCAGACCGATCTCCCCGCCGTGCGCGGTCACGATCCGCTTGCAGGTCGCCAACCCGATGCCGTTGCCGGCGATCTCCCGCGCCGACTCGTCGTGCACCCGGCTGAGCAGCGCGAACGCCTGCTCGCGCCGGTCGGAGGGGATGCCGATCCCGTTGTCGGCCACCCGCACCAGCCAGGTGCCGTCGCGGCCCGCCGCGCTCACCACGACGCGCGGCGGCCGGGAGAGGCGGCGGAACTTCAGCGCGTTGCTGATCAGGTTCTGCAGTACGGCACGCAACTGCACCGAGTCGCCGGCCACCGTGGGGAGCTGACCCTCCACCGCCAGCGCGCCGCCGACGGACGCGATCGCGTCGCTCAGGTCGTCGGTCAGATCCGCGACGACCTGGCCGAGGTCGACCGGCACGAGCGTGAGCGAACCGCCGACGCTCGCGTAGTCGAGCAGGTGGCCGATCATGTCGCTCATCCGCTGGCTCGCGGCCAGCGCCCGCTGGGTGCACCACGCCGCCTCGGGCTCGCTGACGACCGCCCCGACCTCGGACAGGTTGTGCAGGTACCCCACGACGCTGGCGAGCGGGTTCTTCAGGTCGTGGCTGACCTGCCCGGCGAACGCGGCCAGGTGCTCGTTCGAGCGCTCCAGCTCCTCGCGGGCGTGCTCCAGCTGGGCGATCGCCGCGTGCAGTTCGAAGCTCTGCCGACGCAGCTCGAGCACGTCGACGACCTGGTGCGCCAGCAACTCCAGCTGGGTGCGCTGGTCCGCGGTGATCTCCCGGACCTCCTCGTCGAAGACGCAGAGCGTTCCCAGCACCTCGCCGCGCGCGTTGATCAGCTGCGTCGACGAGTAGAACCGGACGTCCCCGATCACCCCGGTGACGAACGGGTTGTCCGCCCACCGCGGGTCGAGCCGCGCGTCGGGAAGGTACACCGGCTCGGGCAGGGCGATCGACACCGCGCACATCGAGTCCTCGCGGTCGCACACCGACCGGGCGAAACCGTGGGCGGCGACCTGGTGCTGGTGGGTGTCGTCGATGAGGTTCACGACCGCGGTGGGCGCGCCGCAGATGTGCGCGGCGATGCTGGCGATGGCCTCGAGGTCGGGTTCGGGCGGCTCGCCGATGATCGCGTACGGCTCGAGCATCTGGGCACGGCTACGGAGCGTGCTCATCGTCACTTCGTACCTTTCGGCCGTGCACCGACGTGACTGAGAAGAATCGGATGTGACGACTCCACGCGTATGCGTCGTGGCGCTTCGCTACTCTCGCTGGCATGGAGTTACGGCTGATGCGTGCGACCGGGCCTTCCCGCACGTGACCGCCGTCGATCTCACTCTCGACCCGGAGCCGGGCTCCGGGGGCGATCGGCGACGCGCTTTCGCCGCGAGCTGGGCCCGCGCGTTGCGTCCGGCCGACACCACGACGACCACCGCGGACGAGCTGGTCGGCGCGGTCGAACGCCTGGTCGAGGCCGTGTCGGGCGGCTCGTTCGACCCGGGCCCCGCGGCGTCGGCCGGTACCGCGCTCGTCGACCGCGGCTTCGGCGACCCGGCTGCGCTCGGCGCCAGCCTCCGCCTGCTCACCACCGAGTTCCCCGCGCTGGTGCCGGGGGCGGCGGCCCGGGTGGGTGAACTCACCGCGGCCTTCGCCACCGGGTTCACCGTCGCACGCGAGCGTGAGCTGGTCCGGAAGGCGGCGCTGGGCGCGCAGGCCGAGGCCCAGCACGCGATGCGTACCGGCGAGTCGCGGTTCCGCGCCGTTTTCGGCGGAGTTCCGGTCGGCCTCGCGCTCGGCACGCCCGACGGGCGGCTGACCGAGGTCAACGACGGCCTGGCCGGCCTGCTCGGCCTGCCGGCCGGCGCGCTAGTCGGTCGCCGGCTCAGCGAGTTCCTGGTCGCGGCGCACCGATCCGTACTGGAGGACGCGTACACCCGGCTGGTGGCCGACGAGGTGCCCTGCCACCTCGAGTGCCGGCTGGCCCGGCCCGGGGGCGCGGAGACCTGGCTCTCGATCCGGCTGTCGCTCGTCGTCGACGAGACCGGCCCGCGGACGCACACGCTGCTGGTGGAGGACGTCACCGAGCAGCGCACGCTCCGCCTGACCGCCGACCACCTCGCCACCCACGACCGGCTGACCGGGCTCGCGAACCGCGAAGTGTTCGTCGAGCGGCTCACCGGCGTGCTGCGTGAGCGCACCGGAGCCGAGCGGATCGGGCTGTGCCTGCTCGACCTGGACGGGTTCAAGGTCGTCAACGACAGCCTCGGGCACCCGGTGGGCGACCAGTTGCTGGCCGCGGTCGGCGAACGGCTCGACACGCTCTCCGGCGACGCGCTGGTGGCCCGCCTCGGCGGTGACGAGTTCGGCATCCTGCTGACCGGTACCTCCGGCGTGGCCGACGTCGAACGGCTGGCCGCCGAGATCGTCCGCTCGCTGGCGG contains:
- a CDS encoding sensor histidine kinase, which encodes MSRAFDALLAVVLTALSLAVAGQLGHVQPEAQPVDAIGYALTAIACLALVARRWFPAVTLAVTTATVSTYLIAGYPYGPVLIAVAIATYTVVLRYPVRRAVLISGAAMLVLLGHLVFSESLLPGLLPGSAWIVVPFAVGSAVKLNRQAAAAEAQRAADDERLRVAQEVHDVVGHGLAAITMQADIALHLLPTKPSQAEAALTAISATSREALDELRATLEILRDRAPLAGLARLDALTDRITASGTLVRTIVTGEVRPLPRAVDLVAYRIVQESLTNVLRHAGPATATVRVGYGPDSVRIEVADTGPGGPFTEGHGIAGMRERVTSVGGTLAVSGSDGFRVVAELPA
- a CDS encoding enoyl-CoA hydratase/isomerase family protein, with protein sequence METGRVHGRILDGVATVVLDNPAKRNAMTNEMWNTLPSLLDQLAADQDVAVLVITGAGDTFCAGADISTLTGFAPGEPMPATVAEDALVAFPKPVVAAIRGWCVGGGCQIAVACDLRIAEQGSRFGITPAKIGVVYPAATTARLVELVGPAAAKFLLFTGDFIDDERALRTGLVDELVPPGGLEARVGELARTLASRSRLTQHAAKDLIRATLDGRPTAEGYRRWAAEGAAELAEGVAAFAERRVPSFPWRP
- a CDS encoding putative bifunctional diguanylate cyclase/phosphodiesterase gives rise to the protein MTAVDLTLDPEPGSGGDRRRAFAASWARALRPADTTTTTADELVGAVERLVEAVSGGSFDPGPAASAGTALVDRGFGDPAALGASLRLLTTEFPALVPGAAARVGELTAAFATGFTVARERELVRKAALGAQAEAQHAMRTGESRFRAVFGGVPVGLALGTPDGRLTEVNDGLAGLLGLPAGALVGRRLSEFLVAAHRSVLEDAYTRLVADEVPCHLECRLARPGGAETWLSIRLSLVVDETGPRTHTLLVEDVTEQRTLRLTADHLATHDRLTGLANREVFVERLTGVLRERTGAERIGLCLLDLDGFKVVNDSLGHPVGDQLLAAVGERLDTLSGDALVARLGGDEFGILLTGTSGVADVERLAAEIVRSLAVPFPPADGRLTLPASIGVVEHAASDASAADLIRAAELTMYRAKAEHRGRWAVYDPHRNDQRVARYTLATEMAAALERDEFVVEFQPLVGLADGAVGGAEALVRWRHRELGLLSPKRFVGLAEETGAIVPIGRRVLELACRQASRWPSVGQEPPYVSVNLAAAQLADPNLVDDVVRVLEETGLEAGRLQLELAAGTVTTVNTTPLRRLAALGVRLAVGDVSAGWANLPLLRDFSIDVLKLSGGVVQRLTASDRTALDDQILESLLVLAHALGLQVVAEGIESGEQRDRLRSLGCDTGQGWYYAPALGPEEFIRYLPGSPAFAGR
- a CDS encoding dihydrofolate reductase family protein is translated as MSVDGYLDDATPDRLLLSNDEDFDRVDDVRATCDAILVGAETVRRDNPRLLVRSPARRAAREQPPLRVVLSRSGRLDPAAAVFGPGAPTVVYRGEPLPVVLDDLVSRGVRRLLVEGGGTVQAQFLTAGFVDELHLVVAPFFVGDPAAPRFAGPGRYPHGAADRMRLAEVRPIGDVVLIRYLLGPPDGD
- a CDS encoding response regulator, whose amino-acid sequence is MIRVLIADDQALVRLGLRALLDNEPDLEVVGDVADGLAAVAVAVETRPDVVLMDIRMPGIDGIEATRRIVAAVPDTRIVVLTTFEIDEYIFDALRVGASGFLLKDTRPTDLLDAVRGVVAGGALLSPSVTRRVVKTFVDRPSRRSEPHPRWSSLTEREQEIAALVAEGLSNDEIADRLVISPATVRTHVGRAMVKLGARDRAQLVVFTYQSGAGA
- a CDS encoding deaminase, with amino-acid sequence MGIDPTEPDLHWLRQAIELSRRCTPSTSAFSVGAMIVDVDGTLVADGWSRRDDPHEHAEESALTRAGTDPRLATATIYSSLEPCSARASRSRTCTELILDSGLRRVVFAWREPEIFVDCEGAERLRAAGLTVVEVPSLAPLVRKVNAHLLGA
- a CDS encoding ABC transporter ATP-binding protein; its protein translation is MTTDAAARTVRARKTYGHGDTAVTALDDVTVEFGRGRFTAIMGPSGSGKSTLMHCLAGLDPLSSGEVYLGDTALSGLSDTALTRLRRERIGFVFQAFNLLPTLTAAENIALPSALAGTTPDREWIALVTATVGLGDRLDHRPSELSGGQQQRVAVARALATRPDVVFADEPTGNLDSAAGAELLTFLRHAVDEFGQTVVMVTHDPVAAGYADSVVRLADGQVTRS
- a CDS encoding sensor histidine kinase encodes the protein MSTLRSRAQMLEPYAIIGEPPEPDLEAIASIAAHICGAPTAVVNLIDDTHQHQVAAHGFARSVCDREDSMCAVSIALPEPVYLPDARLDPRWADNPFVTGVIGDVRFYSSTQLINARGEVLGTLCVFDEEVREITADQRTQLELLAHQVVDVLELRRQSFELHAAIAQLEHAREELERSNEHLAAFAGQVSHDLKNPLASVVGYLHNLSEVGAVVSEPEAAWCTQRALAASQRMSDMIGHLLDYASVGGSLTLVPVDLGQVVADLTDDLSDAIASVGGALAVEGQLPTVAGDSVQLRAVLQNLISNALKFRRLSRPPRVVVSAAGRDGTWLVRVADNGIGIPSDRREQAFALLSRVHDESAREIAGNGIGLATCKRIVTAHGGEIGLTDTPGGGTTVWFTLPVDER
- a CDS encoding epimerase, which produces MKTILFGATGMVGQGVLRECLLADDVTEVLSVGRTPLGRTDPKLRELLLPSLDDLTTVADQLAGYDACFFCLGVSSVGMDEAEYRRITYDLTLGVARLLAERSPNSTFTYVSGQGTDSSEQGSTMWARVKGKTENDLLTLPLQTYVFRPGFIRPMNGEGPKTAAFRWGYRLLAPVTKLGTRVFPKYATTTEAVGRAMLRVTRENPPTRVLGNPEITRLGT
- a CDS encoding ABC transporter permease is translated as MRNVLLSGLRTRRRRLFGTFLAVLLGVAFLAATLTMTATMTSAIDGFFGEANAGTDVVVRSSTALADGPNAARPPLAGSVLDTVLGVPGVEAAAPVVEGFGQLLGRDGNAIAVNGPRRASSWVADPALNPWKVSQGAAPIAAGDVVVDRAAAKIGDLHVGDRTTLLTPAPEPVRVVGIVTFGDADAFGGTSYVGLTPADARTFLAGGRDQLTSIQVRGTGADLAGKIGAVLPPGVQAITGAAATDETTAAVNDGFLSALRALLGAFAGIALLVAVLSIHNTFAILVAQRTRETALLRAVGAGRGQVLAGVVAEALVIGVVATAAGIAAGYGLAALLKVVFGALGFAAPVDGLVFPLSTIAICVPVGVLATVLAAIGPALRASRVAPLEALRGAAAERVGISRVRVGVGVVLGAAGAPAVVLGSAVVAVGAGAVLVVAGVLALAPLLVRPLSRLPLRGVTAGLALRNARRNPRRTAGSAAALLLGVGIVTLFTVAAGSLKAASATDVETTFRGDFAVTSGARFGNGSLPADLAPALARLPQVETVAAVGGGQAVVDGSGTSVSAADPASLARVLALPDASGAALSSLRPGRIAVADDSGHALGDRVRVRYPDGSVATDEVVAVYGRSQLVEPVLMSAQEWAPHATQALASAVYVELADGVPAADGRDAIVAAARAYGNPTVSDAGELAGLGAEAIGQLLNLVYVLLAIAVVTALLGIANTLSLGVHERTRELGLVRAVGATRRQVRAMVWWESVLIALFSTVVGAALGTALGWALIRITDTGFSMPIVPIVPLVVIVLGGALAGLLAGARPTRTAAGLDVLRAIAAD